The Calliphora vicina chromosome 3, idCalVici1.1, whole genome shotgun sequence genome contains a region encoding:
- the pbl gene encoding protein ECT2 isoform X2 — translation METIEEQSKSEMSISPSPSPENLRICLVGDVINDAATVEAAQTFGVPIITSETGLELINDYDWRTYFILNDFESPVYDAIHKSKQCILGPPALKQSAVMKDGLMHNARPIYNYSMRGVVTCFTGIRKKDELTKLVNLIHSMGGCIRKDMNSKITHLISTHSGGDKYQYAKTFRLTVVRPAWVYAAWERKNDLEFKATTEDFSKDHRLKAFEGQKICFFGFPVDEHQHMIDVLQSNGGVPAVLDDPECSHVVMPNTGGYFSETLSNNTNTNNINNNSKILTNTNQTPQKTINNNPLISDINAMEVDGDEIEQNKEIEKQNEQTKDNQNDAEEDDDDDDEDHFDERLVVDYENNLNQDANEDDLVNDLILPYNDEALESLCLLKPHVINSHASTPKSSKSSSKQFIQLLKEVPKTDGKILTNESTNDFQQNANISPIYCGQVSSSSNELKPENIDLTKVDDCSPLEMDTDDLDNEIDLEDAQSDLKRKRESFDSVSLMSMESFALPTSTKKPKLLRTGSITRSIKRSMSFVAVRTPIAKMLRPRRSSVALDSAPNDNDNTEDNNENADDSICSIASVETTFNESIRKPVKEKFRSLRNRITRSSSRKEKYVLNVQHKSPEKDIVDCQNDKDDFKTPKAPSKYGASCSSAPRTLLRSSSSVSKSSSTSTSKLFNKSLNLTLHDIPNMPSISSTSSSISNTCSANLTNVSKTVVDVAIKSVSTTTSTTNTAALPSSNQSIQITNHHQSNVIHNMLNVDMICPADSNNQLVATAINAPCGAQTQTVVDEHATQAKPEPKNHRTHILKSDWFWYTIQNGYADEMDYLFGDYLDSIANTPNCDRRDSLPISFNKRKRKRFSQRIQLEGTPLGSGKRRSSVSDAGLLSVSGSFFDCTTSPDKLEGGKLLTEPETSVCEQTPTKKSSMRFNHFMDFYSTESNYVGILDTIVNLFKNPLEEIAETNEALLNKSEIRAIFGNFIPIHEVHQSMLERLRSIHGKWTEDCSIGDIILQHRDDLIKAYPPYVNFFEQMKETLLHCDTQNPRFHAFLKINQTKPECGRQSLQDLMIRPVQRLPSISLLLNDILKHTNKSNPDYARLEEALKAIKEVMMHINEDKRKTESRMAIFDIFNDIEGCPAHLVSSNRSFISRCEVTELTDNLSGRGDNLMLYLFSDTIEVCKKRSRGFNSAKSPSTNKSFKHIKLISLNAIRFVIDITDSPRAFALLCRQDKDKLHSFTISDEEIDKVVYLKTLCKQMAENACRTDTDKALLCRTSQELEVDISDVNLSTLSKAFKLAARTRLKVGRAFSFNKTPSKLKRAVSTMMTSPFGSTNSLTPASQLAQMRLASCTNIHEVVDEESSGMRSSSPSAQSEVLAPLSVQPTRKNKSCTLSGVGRI, via the exons TATATTGGGTCCACCAGCTTTAAAACAATCGGCCGTCATGAAGGATGGTCTTATGCACAATGCCAGACCAATTTATAATTATTCCATGCGTGGTGTAGTTACTTGTTTCACCGGTATACGGAAAAAAGATGAACTG aCAAAATTAGTAAATTTAATACATTCTATGGGTGGCTGTATACGCAAAGATATGAATTCCAAAATTACACATTTAATAAGTACCCACAGTGGTGGTGATAAATATCA GTATGCCAAAACATTTCGCTTAACGGTGGTACGACCCGCCTGGGTTTATGCTGCCTGGGAACGTAAAAATGATTTAGAATTTAAGGCCACAACGGAAGATTTTTCCAAAGATCATCGCTTAAAAGCCTTTGAGGGTCAGAAAATCTGTTTCTTTGGCTTTCCCGTAGATGAACATCAACACATGATTGATGTTTTGCAAAGTAATGGCGGTGTGCCAGCCGTATTAGATGATCCCGAGTGTTCACATGTT GTCATGCCTAATACGGGTGGTTACTTTTCAGAAACTCTATCTAATAACACTAATACtaacaatattaataataattcgaAAATTCTTACAAATACTAATCAAACTCCTCAAAAAACAATTAACAATAATCCCTTAATATCTGATATTAATGCAATGGAAGTTGATGGAGATGAAATAGagcaaaataaagaaattgaaaaGCAAAATGAACAAACTAAAGACAATCAGAACGACGCTGAGGaggatgatgacgatgatgatgaagatCATTTTGATGAAAGACTGGTAGTTGActatgaaaataatttgaatcaAGATGCTAATGAAGACGATTTggtaaatgatttaattttacCCTATAACGACGAGGCCTTAGAGagtttatgtttattaaaaccTCATGTTATTAATTCCCATGCCAGCACTCCCAAATCATCCAAGTCCTCGAGTAAACAATTTATACAACTACTTAAAGAAGTCCCTAAAACGgatggtaaaattttaacaaatgaaTCTACTAACGATTTTCAACAAAATGCCAATATATCACCCATATATTGTGGCCAAGTTTCCTCCTCTTCCAATGAGCTTAAACCAGAGAACATAGATTTAACTAAAGTTGACGATTGTTCTCCTTTGGAAATGGATACCGATGATTTAGATAACGAAATCGACTTGGAAGATGCTCAATCGGATTTAAAACGAAAACGAGAGAGTTTCGATAGTGTGTCCCTAATGTCGATGGAATCTTTTGCTTTGCCCACCAGCACCAAAAAACCCAAACTATTGCGCACTGGTTCCATAACACGTTCCATTAAACGTTCCATGAGTTTTGTGGCGGTGCGCACACCCATTGCCAAAATGTTAAGACCAAGACGGAGTTCAGTAGCTCTCGATTCAGCCCCTAATGATAATGACAATACTgaagataataatgaaaatgctGATGATTCCATATGTTCCATTGCCTCGGTGGAAACCACATTTAATGAGTCCATACGCAAACCTGTCAAAGAGAAATTCCGCAGTTTAAGAAATCGCATAACACGCAGCAGTAGCCGCAAGGAGAAGTATGTTCTAAATGTGCAACACAAATCACCAGAAAAAGATATTGTCGACTGTCAAAATGACAAAGACGATTTTAAGACACCTAAAGCACCCTCAAAATATGGTGCTAGTTGTTCCTCAGCACCACGTACTCTATTAAGATCCAGCTCTTCAGTTTCAAAATCTTCGTCTACTTCAACTtccaaattgtttaataaatccCTTAATTTAACCCTACATGATATACCCAATATGCCAAGTATTTCCTCCACCTCCTCCTCGATTTCTAACACATGTTCTGCAAATCTAACAAATGTTAGCAAAACTGTTGTTGATGTAGCTATTAAATCTGTTTCTACTACTACTTCTACTACTAACACTGCTGCTTTACCCTCAAGTAACCAATCAATACAAATCACAAATCATCATCAATCAAATGTCATTCATAATATGCTAAATGTGGACATGATTTGTCCAGCTGACAGCAATAATCAACTTGTTGCTACAGCTATTAATGCCCCTTGTGGTGCTCAGACTCAAACG GTGGTCGATGAACATGCCACACAAGCTAAACCAGAACCCAAAAATCATCGTACTCATATATTAAAATCTGATTGGTTTTGGTATACCATACAAAATGGCTATGCCGATGAAATGGATTATCTGTTCGGGGAT TACCTTGATAGTATTGCTAATACGCCAAATTGTGATCGTCGTGATTCCTTGCCCATCAGCTTTAATAAACGTAAACGTAAGCGTTTCTCGCAACGCATACAGCTGGAAGGTACACCCTTGGGTTCGGGCAAACGTCGTTCATCCGTCTCAGATGCTGGCCTACTATCCGTATCGGGTAGTTTCTTTGATTGCACCACAAGTCCGGACAAATTGGAGGGTGGTAAATTGTTGACAGAGCCGGAGACATCAGTATGCGAACAGACACCCACAAAGAAGTCCTCAATGCGTTTTAATCATTTTATGGATTTCTATAGTACGGAATCGAATTATGTCGGTATATTGGATACAATTGTGAAT CTCTTCAAAAATCCCCTTGAAGAAATTGCGGAAACCAACGAAGCCCTACTAAATAAATCGGAAATTCGAGccatatttggtaattttatacCCATACACGAGGTACATCAAAGTATGCTCGAACGTTTGCGTAGCATACACGGTAAATGGACGGAGGATTGTTCAATTGGTGATATAATACTGCAGCATCGTGAtgatttaataaaagcctacCCACCTTATGTGAATTTCTTTGAACAAATGAAAGAAACACTATTACACTGTGATACACAAAATCCTCGATTCCATGCATTTCTTAAGATAAATCAAACGAAGCCGGAATGTGGACGACAAAGTCTGCAGGATTTAATGATACGGCCGGTGCAAAGATTGCCCAGTATCAGTTTGTTGTTGAATGACATATTAAAGCATACGAACAAAAGTAATCCCGACTATGCGAGATTGGAGGAGGCTTTAAAGGCCATCAAAGAGGTGATGATGCATATAAATGAGGATAAACGGAAAACAGAATCACGTATGGCCATATTTGATATATTCAATGATATTGAAGGATGTCCG GCCCATTTGGTATCTTCCAATCGTAGTTTCATATCTCGCTGTGAAGTCACCGAATTGACGGATAATCTTAGCGGGCGTGGTGATAATTTAATGCTGTACTTATTCTCCGACACCATAGAGGTGTGTAAGAAACGTTCCAGGGGTTTTAACAGTGCCAAATCGCCCAGTACGAATAAATCATTTAAGCACATTAAATTAATATCCTTAAATGCAATACGTTTTGTTATTGATATAACCGACAGTCCTCGTGCGTTTGCTTTACTTTGTCGCCAGGATAAAGATAAATTGCATTCATTTACCATAAGTGATGAGGAGATTGACAAAGTTGTCTACTTGAAAACGTTGTGCAAACAAATGGCTGAAAATGCCTGCCGTACTGATACT GATAAAGCTTTACTATGTCGTACTTCTCAAGAATTGGAAGTGGATATTAGTGATGTGAACTTGAGTACGCTATCAAAAGCCTTTAAATTAGCGGCACGTACACGGTTAAAG GTCGGGCGCGCATTTTCATTCAACAAAACCCCTTCGAAATTAAAACGCGCTGTTTCCACCATGATGACATCACCATTCGGTAGCACCAACTCTTTAACACCTGCCTCACAATTAGCACAAATGCGTTTGGCCAGTTGTACGAATATACAT GAAGTTGTTGATGAGGAAAGTTCTGGCATGCGCAGCAGTTCACCTTCAGCACAGTCAGAAGTATTAGCTCCACTTTCGGTGCAGCCGACACGTAAAAATAAATCATGTACATTAAGTGGAGTGGgacgtatttaa
- the pbl gene encoding protein ECT2 isoform X1: METIEEQSKSEMSISPSPSPENLRICLVGDVINDAATVEAAQTFGVPIITSETGLELINDYDWRTYFILNDFESPVYDAIHKSKQCILGPPALKQSAVMKDGLMHNARPIYNYSMRGVVTCFTGIRKKDELTKLVNLIHSMGGCIRKDMNSKITHLISTHSGGDKYQYAKTFRLTVVRPAWVYAAWERKNDLEFKATTEDFSKDHRLKAFEGQKICFFGFPVDEHQHMIDVLQSNGGVPAVLDDPECSHVVVDEHATQAKPEPKNHRTHILKSDWFWYTIQNGYADEMDYLFGDYLDSIANTPNCDRRDSLPISFNKRKRKRFSQRIQLEGTPLGSGKRRSSVSDAGLLSVSGSFFDCTTSPDKLEGGKLLTEPETSVCEQTPTKKSSMRFNHFMDFYSTESNYVGILDTIVNLFKNPLEEIAETNEALLNKSEIRAIFGNFIPIHEVHQSMLERLRSIHGKWTEDCSIGDIILQHRDDLIKAYPPYVNFFEQMKETLLHCDTQNPRFHAFLKINQTKPECGRQSLQDLMIRPVQRLPSISLLLNDILKHTNKSNPDYARLEEALKAIKEVMMHINEDKRKTESRMAIFDIFNDIEGCPAHLVSSNRSFISRCEVTELTDNLSGRGDNLMLYLFSDTIEVCKKRSRGFNSAKSPSTNKSFKHIKLISLNAIRFVIDITDSPRAFALLCRQDKDKLHSFTISDEEIDKVVYLKTLCKQMAENACRTDTDKALLCRTSQELEVDISDVNLSTLSKAFKLAARTRLKVGRAFSFNKTPSKLKRAVSTMMTSPFGSTNSLTPASQLAQMRLASCTNIHEVVDEESSGMRSSSPSAQSEVLAPLSVQPTRKNKSCTLSGVGRI; the protein is encoded by the exons TATATTGGGTCCACCAGCTTTAAAACAATCGGCCGTCATGAAGGATGGTCTTATGCACAATGCCAGACCAATTTATAATTATTCCATGCGTGGTGTAGTTACTTGTTTCACCGGTATACGGAAAAAAGATGAACTG aCAAAATTAGTAAATTTAATACATTCTATGGGTGGCTGTATACGCAAAGATATGAATTCCAAAATTACACATTTAATAAGTACCCACAGTGGTGGTGATAAATATCA GTATGCCAAAACATTTCGCTTAACGGTGGTACGACCCGCCTGGGTTTATGCTGCCTGGGAACGTAAAAATGATTTAGAATTTAAGGCCACAACGGAAGATTTTTCCAAAGATCATCGCTTAAAAGCCTTTGAGGGTCAGAAAATCTGTTTCTTTGGCTTTCCCGTAGATGAACATCAACACATGATTGATGTTTTGCAAAGTAATGGCGGTGTGCCAGCCGTATTAGATGATCCCGAGTGTTCACATGTT GTGGTCGATGAACATGCCACACAAGCTAAACCAGAACCCAAAAATCATCGTACTCATATATTAAAATCTGATTGGTTTTGGTATACCATACAAAATGGCTATGCCGATGAAATGGATTATCTGTTCGGGGAT TACCTTGATAGTATTGCTAATACGCCAAATTGTGATCGTCGTGATTCCTTGCCCATCAGCTTTAATAAACGTAAACGTAAGCGTTTCTCGCAACGCATACAGCTGGAAGGTACACCCTTGGGTTCGGGCAAACGTCGTTCATCCGTCTCAGATGCTGGCCTACTATCCGTATCGGGTAGTTTCTTTGATTGCACCACAAGTCCGGACAAATTGGAGGGTGGTAAATTGTTGACAGAGCCGGAGACATCAGTATGCGAACAGACACCCACAAAGAAGTCCTCAATGCGTTTTAATCATTTTATGGATTTCTATAGTACGGAATCGAATTATGTCGGTATATTGGATACAATTGTGAAT CTCTTCAAAAATCCCCTTGAAGAAATTGCGGAAACCAACGAAGCCCTACTAAATAAATCGGAAATTCGAGccatatttggtaattttatacCCATACACGAGGTACATCAAAGTATGCTCGAACGTTTGCGTAGCATACACGGTAAATGGACGGAGGATTGTTCAATTGGTGATATAATACTGCAGCATCGTGAtgatttaataaaagcctacCCACCTTATGTGAATTTCTTTGAACAAATGAAAGAAACACTATTACACTGTGATACACAAAATCCTCGATTCCATGCATTTCTTAAGATAAATCAAACGAAGCCGGAATGTGGACGACAAAGTCTGCAGGATTTAATGATACGGCCGGTGCAAAGATTGCCCAGTATCAGTTTGTTGTTGAATGACATATTAAAGCATACGAACAAAAGTAATCCCGACTATGCGAGATTGGAGGAGGCTTTAAAGGCCATCAAAGAGGTGATGATGCATATAAATGAGGATAAACGGAAAACAGAATCACGTATGGCCATATTTGATATATTCAATGATATTGAAGGATGTCCG GCCCATTTGGTATCTTCCAATCGTAGTTTCATATCTCGCTGTGAAGTCACCGAATTGACGGATAATCTTAGCGGGCGTGGTGATAATTTAATGCTGTACTTATTCTCCGACACCATAGAGGTGTGTAAGAAACGTTCCAGGGGTTTTAACAGTGCCAAATCGCCCAGTACGAATAAATCATTTAAGCACATTAAATTAATATCCTTAAATGCAATACGTTTTGTTATTGATATAACCGACAGTCCTCGTGCGTTTGCTTTACTTTGTCGCCAGGATAAAGATAAATTGCATTCATTTACCATAAGTGATGAGGAGATTGACAAAGTTGTCTACTTGAAAACGTTGTGCAAACAAATGGCTGAAAATGCCTGCCGTACTGATACT GATAAAGCTTTACTATGTCGTACTTCTCAAGAATTGGAAGTGGATATTAGTGATGTGAACTTGAGTACGCTATCAAAAGCCTTTAAATTAGCGGCACGTACACGGTTAAAG GTCGGGCGCGCATTTTCATTCAACAAAACCCCTTCGAAATTAAAACGCGCTGTTTCCACCATGATGACATCACCATTCGGTAGCACCAACTCTTTAACACCTGCCTCACAATTAGCACAAATGCGTTTGGCCAGTTGTACGAATATACAT GAAGTTGTTGATGAGGAAAGTTCTGGCATGCGCAGCAGTTCACCTTCAGCACAGTCAGAAGTATTAGCTCCACTTTCGGTGCAGCCGACACGTAAAAATAAATCATGTACATTAAGTGGAGTGGgacgtatttaa